From Streptomyces sp. TLI_105, one genomic window encodes:
- a CDS encoding Uma2 family endonuclease — protein sequence MSTAADYSNVDPEQALKYAVQHIRGDRAQIIEGIIEPVSPTWDHEAAAETIRDQIRPRARQLGCVTGSGNLDLPGSSNWFVPDIAVVPAAQAKGAAALLPEDTLLIVEVTSESNGDTDRVVKRKRYAEYNAPLYLVIDRQEQSVTLFSEPGRLGYTRVDGPHPFGAKIRIPEPFGLDIDTSELA from the coding sequence ATGAGCACAGCGGCTGACTACAGCAACGTCGATCCGGAACAGGCTTTGAAGTACGCCGTCCAGCACATCAGGGGTGACCGCGCCCAGATCATCGAAGGAATCATCGAGCCGGTGTCTCCTACCTGGGATCACGAAGCGGCAGCGGAAACCATCCGCGATCAGATCCGGCCGCGCGCACGGCAACTGGGATGCGTTACTGGATCCGGCAACCTGGACCTGCCCGGCTCCTCCAACTGGTTCGTTCCCGACATTGCGGTCGTCCCGGCAGCCCAGGCTAAGGGAGCCGCTGCTCTCCTGCCCGAGGACACCCTCCTTATCGTCGAGGTGACCTCGGAGTCCAACGGAGATACCGACCGCGTCGTCAAGCGCAAGCGCTACGCCGAGTACAACGCTCCGCTCTATCTCGTTATTGACCGCCAGGAGCAGAGCGTCACCCTCTTCTCGGAACCGGGAAGGCTCGGCTACACCCGCGTTGACGGACCTCACCCTTTCGGGGCCAAAATCAGAATCCCTGAACCCTTCGGTCTCGACATTGACACCAGCGAACTGGCTTGA
- a CDS encoding helix-turn-helix transcriptional regulator, translated as MSDPLRRDDALVDADTLPPPRIRQQLRIAANLTQAEVAEAIGVKRLAIVRWEAGHTQPHRSNRLKYAEFLRGLAEEHPTVAQGGPRED; from the coding sequence ATGTCGGATCCGCTGCGTCGAGACGATGCCCTAGTGGATGCTGACACGCTGCCTCCGCCGCGCATCCGCCAACAGCTGCGCATCGCCGCGAATTTGACCCAGGCGGAAGTCGCCGAGGCCATCGGCGTCAAGCGCCTCGCCATCGTCCGATGGGAAGCCGGCCATACGCAGCCCCACCGCAGTAACCGCCTGAAGTACGCGGAGTTTCTCCGCGGCCTGGCCGAAGAGCATCCGACCGTCGCTCAGGGAGGCCCGCGTGAGGACTGA
- a CDS encoding deaminase, with the protein MHAPDRDQDLHWMRRAIGLASLCPPAAGAYSVGAVIVAEDGTELAAGYSREGDPREHAEEAVLAKLPAGDPRLATATIYSSLEPCSQRSADRTPCAQRILEAGIPRVVIAWREPSLFVADCVGVELLVAAGVTVVELSELADAAQMPNRHLGDGRSR; encoded by the coding sequence ATGCACGCGCCCGACCGGGACCAGGACCTCCACTGGATGCGACGCGCGATCGGCCTCGCCTCGCTGTGCCCTCCGGCCGCCGGAGCCTACTCGGTGGGCGCGGTCATCGTCGCCGAGGACGGCACCGAACTTGCGGCTGGCTACTCCCGCGAGGGCGATCCGCGTGAGCACGCGGAGGAAGCCGTCCTCGCGAAGCTCCCGGCGGGCGACCCGCGGCTGGCCACGGCGACGATCTACTCGTCCCTGGAGCCGTGCTCTCAGCGGAGCGCGGACCGTACTCCGTGCGCGCAGCGGATCCTCGAGGCCGGGATCCCGCGCGTCGTCATCGCCTGGCGCGAACCATCCTTGTTCGTTGCCGACTGTGTCGGAGTCGAGCTCTTGGTTGCTGCTGGCGTGACGGTTGTTGAACTGTCCGAGCTCGCAGATGCCGCTCAAATGCCGAACCGCCACCTGGGTGACGGCCGCAGCAGGTAA
- a CDS encoding dihydrofolate reductase family protein, which produces MSVDGYLDDTSPERLLLSNADDFDRVDEVRASCDAILIGATTMRKDNPRLLVNSEQRRTKRIAEGRSEYPLKVTVTASGDLDADLKFWHYGGQKLVFTVDSAVDKMKATLADLADVVSVGPELDWGLVLDELGRRKVGRLMVEGGGTIHTQLMAQNLADEVHLAVAPLLVGQADAPKFLGTANYPGRSTARMRLLEARVIGDVVLLRYAPKERS; this is translated from the coding sequence ATGTCAGTCGACGGCTACCTGGACGACACCAGCCCCGAGCGGTTGCTGCTCTCCAACGCCGACGACTTCGACCGCGTGGACGAGGTGCGCGCCTCCTGCGACGCGATCCTGATCGGCGCAACGACCATGCGGAAGGACAACCCGAGGCTGCTGGTCAACTCGGAGCAGCGCCGCACGAAGCGGATCGCGGAGGGCCGGTCGGAGTACCCGCTGAAGGTGACGGTGACCGCCTCCGGCGACCTCGATGCGGACCTAAAGTTCTGGCACTACGGAGGCCAGAAGCTCGTCTTCACGGTCGACTCCGCCGTCGACAAGATGAAGGCAACGCTCGCGGATCTCGCGGACGTGGTCAGCGTCGGCCCCGAGCTCGACTGGGGCCTGGTCCTCGACGAGTTGGGCCGCCGTAAAGTCGGCCGGCTCATGGTGGAGGGCGGCGGCACGATCCACACCCAGCTCATGGCCCAGAACCTGGCCGACGAAGTCCACCTCGCCGTCGCGCCACTGCTGGTTGGCCAGGCCGACGCCCCGAAGTTCCTGGGCACCGCCAACTACCCGGGCAGGTCGACCGCCCGCATGCGGCTGCTGGAAGCCCGCGTGATCGGCGACGTCGTGCTGCTCCGCTACGCCCCGAAGGAGCGCAGCTGA
- a CDS encoding helix-turn-helix transcriptional regulator, with the protein MGQRPNILTPEASPLARFGYHVRELRERRNHTLRSLAEATYISYSKLWKWENAQRAPKHRSEVELLDRELDGRGLLPELWDRISTEPPPAAHVSVPAAHVSETSTALVTASAGQAGSRDDGTDMVVVPCRVHGRIRFVPVPRRVVLASGLAGLAATALPAPPAHAAAADMASPVEHFAQLRRVMIQTDNLIGPRHVLPALQQHLVQLAARRRASRGADAAALLALETRYEELAGWLAQDIGDERTAHGHTAKALDASHITGDVDLTTYILGRKAQLASDTGHPADALGLAVAARRTAQAGSRLEVIAVIHQAHAHAVLGDATDALNAYDTALKLLSRAESDSIWGSWLDEAYINTARARSLAALGEYGKAAAGFDTAIAALPPTYRRDRGVYLARSARAHAGTGNVTLAAQIGLQAVGIAAETGSARIIGQLDRLEQALAPACREDGVAEFRAALNQIVLHPA; encoded by the coding sequence GTGGGACAGAGGCCGAACATCCTGACTCCAGAGGCGTCGCCTCTGGCACGTTTCGGCTACCACGTGCGGGAACTCCGCGAGCGGCGCAACCACACCCTGCGCAGCTTGGCTGAGGCGACCTACATCTCGTACTCCAAGCTGTGGAAATGGGAGAACGCTCAGCGCGCGCCAAAACATCGCTCGGAAGTGGAGCTGCTGGACCGCGAACTCGACGGCCGTGGGCTCTTACCCGAGCTGTGGGATCGCATCAGCACGGAGCCTCCCCCTGCGGCCCATGTGTCCGTTCCGGCAGCCCATGTGTCCGAAACGTCAACGGCCCTGGTCACGGCTTCGGCCGGACAGGCAGGCTCAAGGGATGACGGCACGGACATGGTCGTCGTTCCCTGCCGCGTCCACGGAAGGATCCGCTTCGTGCCTGTGCCCCGCCGCGTCGTCCTCGCCTCCGGCCTCGCTGGACTCGCCGCAACGGCGCTTCCGGCTCCACCTGCCCATGCTGCGGCTGCTGACATGGCATCCCCTGTCGAGCACTTCGCGCAGCTCCGTCGTGTGATGATCCAGACCGATAACTTGATCGGTCCCCGGCACGTTCTGCCTGCGCTCCAGCAGCACCTCGTTCAGCTCGCCGCTCGTCGACGCGCTTCTCGTGGGGCTGACGCGGCGGCGCTTCTCGCGCTCGAGACCCGCTACGAGGAGTTGGCCGGCTGGCTCGCCCAGGACATCGGCGACGAGCGCACTGCCCATGGGCACACCGCAAAAGCTTTGGACGCCTCCCACATCACCGGCGACGTCGACCTCACCACGTACATCCTCGGGCGGAAGGCCCAGTTGGCTAGCGACACAGGGCATCCTGCTGACGCCCTCGGTCTTGCTGTAGCTGCTCGTCGCACCGCACAAGCGGGCAGTCGTCTCGAGGTCATCGCCGTCATACACCAGGCCCACGCTCATGCCGTTCTTGGGGATGCCACCGATGCCCTCAACGCATACGACACAGCTTTGAAGCTTCTCAGCCGCGCGGAATCCGACAGCATCTGGGGCTCGTGGCTCGATGAGGCGTACATCAACACGGCCAGGGCTCGGTCCCTCGCAGCCCTCGGCGAATACGGGAAGGCTGCCGCTGGCTTCGATACCGCCATCGCCGCGCTCCCGCCCACCTACCGCCGTGACCGAGGTGTCTACCTCGCTCGCTCCGCCCGAGCGCACGCTGGCACTGGCAACGTCACGCTCGCCGCCCAGATTGGGCTGCAGGCAGTCGGCATCGCTGCCGAAACCGGATCCGCCCGGATCATTGGTCAGCTCGACCGCCTCGAGCAGGCACTCGCCCCCGCCTGCAGAGAGGATGGCGTCGCCGAGTTCCGCGCCGCGCTCAACCAGATCGTTCTTCACCCTGCCTGA
- a CDS encoding GntR family transcriptional regulator, which translates to MSSEAVQPYQRITQDYAEKIRQGRLSAGTRLPGIREISEEYGVAAGTVQRALTELRNAGLIYSHQGRGSFVSESAEKSVEDSSTLAIRALESRVTELEARLERLEKGHDG; encoded by the coding sequence ATGAGTAGCGAGGCCGTGCAGCCGTACCAGCGGATCACCCAGGACTACGCCGAGAAAATCCGGCAGGGAAGGCTCAGTGCTGGTACCAGGCTGCCCGGTATCCGAGAGATCTCCGAGGAGTATGGCGTCGCCGCCGGCACCGTTCAGCGAGCCCTTACGGAACTGCGTAACGCGGGGTTGATCTACTCCCACCAGGGGCGTGGGTCCTTCGTGAGCGAGAGCGCCGAGAAGTCCGTTGAGGACTCGAGCACCCTTGCCATCAGAGCGCTTGAATCTCGGGTCACAGAACTTGAAGCGCGCCTGGAGAGGCTTGAGAAGGGTCATGATGGCTGA
- a CDS encoding WhiB family transcriptional regulator: MDWRHNAVCREEDPDLFFPIGNTGPALLQIKEAKAVCCRCPVMEACLRWALESGQDDGVWGGLSEDERRAMKRRARQQSPSGQAVSA; this comes from the coding sequence ATGGACTGGCGCCACAACGCGGTCTGCCGCGAAGAAGACCCTGACCTGTTCTTCCCCATCGGCAACACCGGCCCCGCCCTGCTGCAGATCAAGGAAGCCAAGGCTGTCTGCTGCCGCTGCCCCGTCATGGAGGCGTGCCTGCGGTGGGCGCTGGAGTCCGGGCAGGACGACGGTGTCTGGGGCGGGCTGTCGGAGGACGAGCGCCGCGCCATGAAGCGCCGCGCCCGCCAGCAGTCCCCGAGCGGACAGGCGGTGTCGGCATGA
- a CDS encoding DUF2637 domain-containing protein encodes MTTHTDLARPADGAPEHHSVPGPVPAPAADASDGHPFPSLDGAPPSGSSLSWSRGEKWLLRSGIASGVGVGTLGLASSYKALEEKAARTAAEGGWGWGEYAWMLPVGVDLGILTFSIVNLLLVKAEKPLAWVKWVPRVLTVVTIVLNWNTGATREGKLGHAALAALWVVLSEIAAHLYAAHIGRLRNRRQMERIRFSRWFYQPVSSARVNRLMKSWEITSYEAALERDRQLMVYRSGLRKEYGRLWRFKASEEKLQPLRLAAYGMTVEQALEEPDRQQDAQDLREQKRDLQRARAELQKIEAEARIKAAELQAEAAKVRAQGDLAKARAEADASASVAVQQSEADLQVRRAQAEAEARRVKAEAEAKVRELEAQEQTRQDELIRQREKDQLNWESERAELLARQKEDEHRRQLEARRLEAEVELKESAEAATARRVKQEEDARAAELEKRAAEARKAAAEADRKAKENQQKELEAESAIKAVERKAAEDAAATQAARLKAAADELKAAELEAEARLTPAEREARQIADMIRAEGVKAITLSRIEEIFNFSQATASGRRKRAIQLLQEAGELPSEVA; translated from the coding sequence ATGACCACCCATACGGACCTGGCCCGCCCCGCCGACGGGGCGCCGGAGCACCACTCCGTCCCCGGCCCTGTGCCCGCTCCGGCTGCTGATGCTTCTGACGGGCACCCCTTCCCGTCCCTCGACGGGGCGCCCCCGTCCGGGTCCTCCCTGTCGTGGTCCCGGGGCGAGAAGTGGCTGCTGCGTTCCGGTATCGCTTCCGGCGTCGGCGTCGGCACTCTCGGCCTGGCCTCCTCCTACAAGGCCCTGGAGGAGAAGGCCGCCAGGACGGCCGCCGAGGGTGGTTGGGGCTGGGGCGAGTACGCCTGGATGCTTCCCGTCGGTGTCGACCTGGGCATCTTGACCTTCTCCATCGTCAACCTGCTGCTGGTCAAGGCAGAAAAGCCGCTTGCCTGGGTCAAGTGGGTGCCGCGCGTGCTGACCGTCGTCACCATCGTCTTGAACTGGAACACCGGCGCGACGAGGGAGGGCAAGCTCGGGCATGCCGCGCTCGCCGCACTGTGGGTGGTGCTGTCCGAGATCGCCGCCCACCTGTACGCCGCGCACATCGGCCGATTGCGCAACCGGCGCCAGATGGAGCGGATCCGCTTCTCCCGCTGGTTCTACCAGCCGGTCAGCTCCGCCCGGGTCAACCGGCTGATGAAGTCCTGGGAGATCACCTCCTACGAGGCGGCCCTGGAGCGCGACCGGCAGCTGATGGTCTACCGCTCCGGACTGCGCAAGGAGTACGGCCGGCTGTGGCGCTTCAAGGCCAGTGAAGAAAAGCTTCAGCCGCTGCGGCTCGCCGCCTACGGCATGACGGTCGAACAGGCCCTGGAAGAGCCCGACCGTCAGCAGGACGCGCAGGACCTTCGAGAGCAGAAGCGCGACCTTCAACGGGCCCGGGCGGAGCTTCAGAAGATTGAAGCGGAGGCCCGGATCAAGGCGGCCGAGCTTCAGGCGGAGGCCGCCAAGGTTCGCGCCCAGGGCGACCTGGCCAAGGCCAGGGCGGAGGCGGATGCGTCGGCTTCAGTGGCGGTTCAGCAGTCTGAAGCCGACCTTCAGGTCCGTCGTGCGCAAGCCGAGGCCGAGGCGAGGCGCGTCAAGGCGGAGGCCGAGGCGAAGGTCCGCGAGCTGGAGGCCCAGGAGCAGACCCGGCAGGACGAGCTGATCCGCCAGCGGGAAAAGGACCAGCTCAACTGGGAGTCCGAGCGTGCCGAGCTGCTGGCCCGGCAGAAGGAGGACGAGCACCGCCGACAGCTTGAAGCCCGCCGTCTGGAGGCTGAAGTCGAGTTGAAGGAGAGCGCGGAGGCCGCGACGGCCCGCCGAGTGAAGCAGGAGGAGGACGCGCGGGCCGCCGAGCTGGAGAAGCGGGCCGCCGAAGCCCGCAAGGCGGCTGCTGAAGCCGACCGGAAGGCCAAGGAGAACCAGCAGAAGGAGCTCGAAGCGGAATCGGCGATCAAGGCCGTCGAGCGCAAAGCCGCCGAGGACGCCGCTGCCACACAGGCGGCCCGGCTGAAGGCGGCGGCGGACGAGCTGAAGGCCGCCGAGCTGGAGGCTGAAGCCCGCCTGACCCCGGCTGAACGCGAAGCCCGGCAGATCGCCGACATGATCCGCGCCGAAGGCGTCAAGGCGATCACGCTGAGCCGGATCGAGGAGATCTTCAACTTCTCCCAGGCCACCGCCTCCGGCCGCCGCAAGCGCGCCATCCAGCTCCTCCAGGAGGCCGGTGAGCTTCCCTCGGAGGTCGCCTGA
- a CDS encoding carbohydrate ABC transporter translates to MSNASRPLTRHEIKAQNSRNYLLKQRTDFVEKHGEDLGAFYFLIMLLQTHGRKMLKRGDVQGLRRLAHDLHGLYVKHTQQ, encoded by the coding sequence GTGAGCAATGCAAGCCGCCCGCTGACCCGGCACGAAATCAAAGCGCAGAATTCCCGCAACTACCTGCTCAAGCAGCGGACGGATTTCGTGGAAAAACACGGGGAAGACCTCGGCGCTTTCTACTTCCTCATCATGCTGCTGCAGACACACGGCAGGAAGATGCTGAAGCGAGGCGACGTGCAGGGACTGCGGCGACTGGCCCACGACCTGCACGGCCTCTACGTGAAGCACACCCAGCAGTAG
- a CDS encoding IS5 family transposase, translating to MLIPLDTADSPGALLVPYPATLDVPYELVEHVSWLIYARRRELNSPWRRLGCFKQALLVLAHLRKNETFAQLAAGFGVSTATAWRYVDETLDVLAAWAPGLHEALTGLGEGDFVIVDGTLIPTDRIAADEPYYSMKHRKHGMNVQVIARPDGTPLWFSRATPGRTHDLTAARAHGIVQACLTRQILVLADRAYQGAGATVRTPYYRHREQPEHYQRFNQDHTRLRAPGERAFAQLKSWRILRRARCSTRRIGTVVQAVHTLLNCSYSG from the coding sequence GTGTTGATTCCACTCGACACTGCCGACAGCCCGGGGGCTCTGTTGGTTCCGTATCCTGCCACGCTCGACGTCCCGTACGAGCTGGTCGAGCATGTCTCCTGGCTGATCTACGCCCGAAGGCGTGAACTGAACTCGCCGTGGAGACGACTCGGCTGCTTCAAGCAGGCCCTGCTCGTCCTGGCCCACCTCCGGAAGAACGAGACGTTCGCCCAACTCGCGGCCGGGTTCGGCGTCTCCACCGCGACGGCCTGGCGCTACGTAGACGAAACCCTGGACGTCCTCGCCGCGTGGGCGCCCGGCCTGCACGAGGCCCTGACCGGACTGGGCGAGGGCGACTTCGTGATCGTGGACGGCACTCTGATCCCCACCGACCGCATCGCCGCCGACGAACCGTACTACTCGATGAAGCACCGCAAGCACGGCATGAACGTGCAGGTCATCGCTCGCCCCGACGGCACACCGCTGTGGTTCTCCCGCGCGACACCCGGCCGGACCCACGACCTGACCGCCGCGCGTGCCCACGGCATTGTCCAGGCCTGCCTCACCCGCCAGATCCTCGTCCTCGCGGACCGCGCCTACCAGGGCGCTGGCGCCACCGTCCGCACCCCCTACTACCGCCACCGCGAACAGCCCGAGCACTACCAGCGGTTCAACCAAGACCACACCAGACTGAGGGCCCCGGGCGAACGTGCCTTCGCGCAGTTGAAGTCCTGGCGAATCCTCCGGCGAGCCAGATGCTCCACTCGCCGCATCGGCACCGTCGTCCAAGCCGTTCACACACTGCTGAACTGCAGTTATTCAGGATGA
- a CDS encoding transposase has translation MDLPEHFGSWKGAHNRLRKWAAGGTWEKVFTALLAQADAEGHLD, from the coding sequence ATGGACCTGCCCGAGCACTTCGGTTCGTGGAAGGGGGCTCACAACCGACTGCGGAAGTGGGCCGCTGGCGGGACCTGGGAGAAGGTCTTCACCGCTCTGCTCGCCCAGGCCGATGCCGAAGGCCATCTCGACTGA
- a CDS encoding chromosome segregation protein ParM, giving the protein MVLPRSVALERLAYTLTAPALAIAPNLTPDGPANIAVLLAGAAGAANLIHAATSRLPGSGQRIVRSFPLALAAGVDLAAVWTPGYGPVQTDVLLAAGWALLCGALAPLSRAGRRGHRPAPVTELPAVPAAPVPAALLAWAEAAKEPLHPEDAASLYTRSARELWERAGLPGGTLLVKAIPHPDTAKDLTILLRSKDPGRPIRSLSEADVAAAFAVYEQEVALAPVEQQPEGRQGGPGWLQAHITPDATARRAKAPTLKERWADKVAGSKGGAPGSELVARTRDEERGVTFYRGRMVDETEVPRIDLAKVCRGLGIPADDSCVFVLIDGSEFLISVFDTPPLSQIFPATRELLTPDAKGMYVCGYTTTGQPVKNMIYQHDKNAPCHGLILGVSRSGKTQYFALAMAAHSLGGGVVWLSTVRKDEKTSVLGQYIDRQGSNALWMARSLRAAKALCEIRAEMPWSHDGQPHDFKPGDPRCPYRPLAVFADEFMTASKDEEYGEFIQTDADDLTVTGLKYGIGFVPAGQSPFAHDGFSSGMKANLRQNSRAVVFNMGNPSSTRKAVEGAMENPHDVPTIPTRYSQQEGSVIERAMRGEADPENGVSTGGVAIIVLDNGRAVLMRSLFADFDTDLASIFPDEVVHLTDYEISELTKRGLWFDWNEPERPGEFRPAPDDDGDEPRRHGGGGKPGGGKPAGKRRAEVTSARQALEAIKTLVP; this is encoded by the coding sequence ATGGTCCTGCCGCGCAGCGTGGCGCTCGAACGCCTCGCCTACACCCTGACCGCCCCCGCCCTGGCCATCGCCCCCAACCTGACCCCCGACGGCCCGGCGAACATCGCCGTCCTGCTGGCGGGCGCTGCCGGGGCCGCGAACCTGATCCACGCTGCCACCAGCCGCCTGCCCGGCTCCGGACAGCGCATCGTGCGCTCCTTCCCCCTGGCCCTGGCCGCCGGGGTCGACCTGGCGGCGGTATGGACGCCCGGCTACGGACCGGTGCAGACCGACGTCCTGCTCGCGGCCGGCTGGGCCCTGCTGTGCGGCGCGCTCGCCCCGCTGTCCCGCGCTGGACGGCGCGGCCACCGTCCCGCCCCGGTCACCGAGCTGCCCGCCGTCCCGGCCGCGCCCGTTCCGGCGGCTCTGCTCGCCTGGGCCGAAGCGGCGAAGGAGCCGCTGCATCCCGAGGACGCTGCCTCCCTCTACACCCGCAGCGCACGCGAGCTGTGGGAGCGGGCCGGTCTTCCCGGCGGCACGCTGCTGGTGAAGGCGATCCCGCACCCGGACACGGCGAAGGATCTGACGATCCTGCTGCGCTCCAAGGACCCTGGGCGCCCGATCCGGTCCCTGTCCGAGGCCGACGTGGCCGCCGCGTTCGCGGTGTACGAGCAGGAGGTCGCTCTGGCGCCGGTGGAGCAGCAGCCGGAGGGCCGGCAGGGCGGGCCGGGCTGGCTGCAGGCCCACATCACTCCCGACGCCACCGCCCGTCGCGCCAAGGCCCCCACCCTGAAGGAGCGGTGGGCCGACAAGGTCGCCGGGTCCAAGGGCGGCGCCCCCGGCTCCGAGCTCGTCGCCCGTACCCGCGACGAGGAGCGCGGGGTGACGTTCTACCGGGGGCGGATGGTTGATGAGACCGAGGTGCCGCGGATCGACCTGGCCAAGGTCTGTCGCGGCCTGGGCATCCCTGCCGACGACTCGTGCGTGTTCGTCCTCATCGACGGTTCGGAGTTCCTGATCAGCGTCTTCGACACCCCGCCGCTGTCGCAGATCTTCCCGGCTACACGCGAGCTGCTCACGCCCGACGCCAAGGGCATGTACGTGTGCGGGTACACCACCACCGGCCAGCCGGTGAAGAACATGATCTACCAGCACGACAAGAACGCGCCCTGTCACGGACTCATCCTCGGTGTGAGCCGCTCGGGCAAGACCCAGTACTTCGCCCTGGCGATGGCCGCCCACTCACTGGGCGGCGGGGTGGTGTGGCTGTCCACCGTCCGCAAGGACGAAAAGACATCCGTGCTGGGCCAGTACATCGACCGGCAGGGCTCCAACGCCCTGTGGATGGCCCGCTCCCTGCGCGCGGCCAAGGCCCTGTGTGAGATCCGGGCGGAGATGCCCTGGTCGCACGACGGCCAGCCGCATGACTTCAAGCCCGGCGACCCGCGCTGCCCCTACCGGCCGCTGGCGGTGTTCGCGGACGAGTTCATGACCGCCTCCAAGGACGAGGAGTACGGAGAGTTCATCCAGACCGACGCCGACGACCTGACCGTCACCGGCCTGAAGTACGGCATCGGTTTCGTCCCCGCCGGCCAGAGTCCCTTCGCGCACGACGGGTTCTCCTCCGGCATGAAGGCCAACCTGCGGCAGAACTCCCGCGCGGTGGTGTTCAACATGGGCAACCCCTCCTCCACCCGCAAGGCCGTCGAGGGCGCCATGGAAAACCCCCACGACGTGCCGACGATCCCGACCCGCTACTCCCAGCAGGAGGGCTCGGTGATCGAACGGGCCATGCGCGGCGAGGCCGACCCGGAAAACGGCGTCTCCACCGGCGGTGTCGCGATCATCGTCCTGGACAACGGCCGCGCCGTCCTCATGCGCTCGCTGTTCGCCGACTTCGACACCGACCTCGCGAGCATCTTCCCCGACGAGGTCGTCCATCTCACCGACTACGAGATCAGCGAGCTGACCAAGCGGGGCCTGTGGTTCGACTGGAACGAGCCCGAGCGCCCCGGCGAGTTCCGGCCCGCACCCGACGACGACGGCGACGAGCCCCGTCGGCACGGCGGTGGCGGGAAGCCCGGCGGCGGCAAGCCCGCGGGCAAGCGCCGTGCCGAGGTCACCTCCGCCCGCCAGGCCCTCGAGGCCATCAAGACCCTCGTCCCCTGA